From a region of the Rhipicephalus microplus isolate Deutch F79 chromosome X, USDA_Rmic, whole genome shotgun sequence genome:
- the LOC142776618 gene encoding uncharacterized protein LOC142776618, with protein MSTRRYSSRNGADVRPPDSRLSAQGIECRLPGWISERDLREAGCSKGTQSKLNPVVRSCPKSRRYKTGWQQRKATAVTATTKARRHRRHSYDNNLVDRAILELGRLSLTEKRGKVIASGDGEGKEEMKGAEEAPPPRNTVAYAEGDGHAVAVDVVLGKQ; from the coding sequence GCGTTACTCATCACGAAACGGTGCCGATGTCCGTCCACCGGACTCTCGGCTCTCAGCCCAGGGCATCGAGTGCCGGTTACCAGGCTGGATCTCCGAGCGGGACCTGCGTGAGGCCGGCTGCTCGAAGGGCACACAGAGCAAGCTTAATCCCGTTGTCAGGTCTTGCCCTAAATCCCGACGATATAAAACAGGTTGGCAGCAGCGCAAAGCGACCGCGGTGACGGCGACCACTAAGGCGAGGCGCCACCGACGCCACTCATACGATAACAACCTTGTGGACCGGGCAATCCTAGAGCTAGGCCGCTTAAGCCTCACCGAAAAACGGGGCAAAGTCATCGCCTCCGGCGACGGTGAAGGCAAAGAGGAGATGAAGGGCGCGGAAGAAGCCCCTCCGCCGAGGAATACCGTCGCCTACGCCGAAGGCGACGGCCACGCGGTGGCTGTGGATGTCGTGTTGGGCAAGCAATAA